A genomic region of Chionomys nivalis chromosome 12, mChiNiv1.1, whole genome shotgun sequence contains the following coding sequences:
- the LOC130885098 gene encoding MKI67 FHA domain-interacting nucleolar phosphoprotein-like, which produces MAPAQPSLALNPQEDEKFQKVLTQAKQLAKKQKKEEKSLNPGVIFVGHLPAIFSESHLYDYFTQFGTISRFRLSRSKRTGNSRGYGFVEFESADVARIAAETMDNYLFGARLLSCKFMPPEKVHEDLFKEWNVPFHQPLFPAVNRYNQKRGHSQLLKMEYRFRKKEKLLRKKLAKKGIDYSFPSLVLPNPKKGASQGTQESKGNQDPTPVCTPTFLERRKSQVTKIDDNKDDEIIFKQPVPTVKEEAQDSLKTPTPARSGTKRPRKRKSNQ; this is translated from the coding sequence ATGGCTCCCGCACAGCCGAGTCTAGCGCTGAACCCGCAGGAAGACGAGAAGTTTCAGAAGGTTCTGACACAAGCCAAACAGCTCGcgaaaaagcaaaagaaggaagaaaaaagtcttAATCCTGGAGTGATCTTTGTGGGCCACCTGCCAGCAATATTTTCTGAAAGTCACCTCTATGATTACTTTACCCAGTTTGGCACTATTAGCAGATTCAGATTGTCCAGAAGTAAACGGACTGGAAACAGCAGAGGGTATGGTTTTGTGGAGTTTGAGTCTGCGGATGTTGCCAGGATAGCTGCAGAAACAATGGACAACTACCTTTTTGGTGCAAGACTTCTATCGTGTAAATTTATGCCACCAGAGAAAGTCCACGAGGACCTTTTCAAAGAGTGGAACGTTCCCTTTCATCAGCCATTATTCCCGGCAGTGAATCGCTATAATCAGAAACGGGGGCACTCGCAACTGTTGAAGATGGAATATCGGttcaggaagaaggaaaagtTACTCCGGAAGAAGCTAGCTAAGAAGGGAATCGATTATAGTTTCCCTTCATTGGTCTTACCTAATCCAAAGAAAGGGGCTTCACAGGGCACTCAGGAGTCCAAGGGTAACCAGgatcccacaccagtttgtacACCAACATTTTTGGAAAGACGAAAATCACAAGTGACCAAAATAGATGACAATAAAGATGATGAAATCATTTTCAAACAACCCGTGCCCACAGTGAAAGAAGAGGCACAAGACTCATTAAAGACTCCAACACCTGCACGCTCTGGcacaaaaagaccaagaaaaaggaagagcaaccagtga